In the genome of Xanthobacteraceae bacterium, one region contains:
- a CDS encoding outer-membrane lipoprotein carrier protein LolA codes for MNSRSLTLLLSGALLAFSFAAPATAQAPKQQTQNAPAGQFDEAQRASLEGVNKFFNSTMILSGKFHQVGPNGAKTEGQFYLQRPGRMRFQYDDPSPIELIADGSSLAVRDRNLATQDLYPIGQTPLRFLLAERIDLLKDSNVTAVFRDELFVTVVINEKSALAGTHRLMLMFGAKDYQLKQWTVTDPQGLDTTVAIYDLNTKKRPDPSLFVIDYTTYRQ; via the coding sequence ATGAACTCCAGAAGCCTCACCCTTCTTCTTTCCGGCGCGCTGCTCGCGTTCAGTTTCGCCGCGCCCGCAACCGCGCAGGCCCCGAAACAACAGACCCAGAATGCGCCCGCCGGCCAGTTCGACGAAGCGCAGCGCGCATCGCTCGAAGGCGTGAACAAGTTTTTCAATTCGACGATGATCCTGAGCGGCAAGTTCCATCAGGTTGGCCCCAACGGCGCGAAGACCGAAGGCCAGTTTTACTTACAACGGCCGGGGCGCATGCGTTTCCAGTATGACGACCCCAGCCCGATCGAACTGATCGCCGACGGCTCGTCGCTAGCGGTGCGTGACCGCAATCTCGCGACGCAGGATCTCTATCCCATCGGCCAGACGCCGCTTCGCTTTCTGCTGGCGGAACGGATCGACCTGCTGAAAGACAGCAACGTCACTGCCGTATTCCGCGACGAGCTTTTCGTCACAGTCGTCATCAACGAGAAGTCGGCGCTGGCCGGCACGCATCGCCTGATGCTGATGTTCGGCGCGAAGGACTACCAGTTGAAGCAGTGGACCGTGACCGATCCGCAGGGTCTCGACACCACGGTCGCGATCTACGACCTTAACACCAAGAAACGCCCCGACCCTTCGCTGTTCGTGATCGACTACACGACCTACCGGCAATAA
- a CDS encoding Crp/Fnr family transcriptional regulator produces the protein MALDDDIALLRRIPTFRALGPDGLRVIAISAEQMHLRSGDTLFEEGEPADCAYVVAAGAIRLRKAGSKADEPNIVRAGSMIGEMALMIETDRPAQATALEPSTLIRITRGVFMRMLEGEPKAAALLQQFLRERIGAAVRDLDVVLPRFEQPLS, from the coding sequence ATGGCGCTCGACGACGACATCGCCCTCCTGCGCCGAATCCCGACTTTCCGCGCGCTCGGTCCGGATGGACTGCGCGTCATCGCGATCAGTGCGGAGCAGATGCATCTGCGTTCCGGCGACACGTTGTTCGAGGAAGGCGAGCCTGCGGACTGTGCCTATGTCGTTGCAGCAGGCGCAATTCGTTTGCGCAAGGCGGGATCGAAAGCGGACGAGCCGAACATCGTGCGCGCGGGCAGCATGATCGGCGAAATGGCGTTGATGATCGAAACCGACCGGCCCGCACAGGCGACAGCACTGGAGCCGTCTACGCTGATCCGCATTACCCGCGGCGTATTCATGCGCATGCTGGAAGGCGAGCCGAAGGCGGCTGCGTTGTTGCAGCAATTCTTGCGGGAGAGAATCGGCGCAGCGGTGCGCGATCTCGACGTGGTGCTGCCGCGCTTCGAGCAGCCGCTTTCCTGA
- a CDS encoding ammonium transporter, producing MTFKKLISAGLLALAAAVFVADPAFAQAATVNKGDTTWMMVATIVVLVMTVPGLALFYGGLVRSKNMLSMLMQIGYTVCIVILIWVIYGYSLAFTGGSEFIGGFTKAFLSGVTAESLGGTFTDRVAIPELVFVMFQATFAAITASLLLGSVAERMKFAAVAVFIPLWVTFVYFPMAHMVWYWAGPDATVDAVKALAAAAPDAKAKAQEALDALGADAGFIFKLGAIDFAGGTVVHINSGIAGLVGAIIVGKRLGYGKELMPPHSLVMTYIGAMLLWFGWFGFNAGSNLEAAGSAIVAFVNTFVATAAAAFSWVIAEWLTKGKPSLLGLVSGIVAGLVAVTPAAGFGGAMGVLVLGLVAGVVCYFFCTVVKNIFKYDDALDVFGIHAVGGIVGAIGTGIVVAPYLGGTGIFDYTINKVADYDMATQVLAQIKGVLVTIVWSGIGSAILFYIVKFTIGLRPTPDQEREGLDITDHGERAYN from the coding sequence ATGACGTTCAAGAAACTCATTAGCGCGGGCCTTCTCGCGCTGGCGGCAGCGGTCTTCGTTGCCGATCCGGCGTTTGCGCAGGCCGCGACGGTTAACAAGGGCGACACGACCTGGATGATGGTTGCGACCATCGTCGTGCTGGTGATGACCGTTCCCGGCCTCGCCCTGTTCTACGGCGGTCTCGTCCGCTCGAAGAACATGCTCTCGATGCTCATGCAGATCGGTTACACGGTCTGTATCGTCATCCTGATCTGGGTGATCTACGGCTACTCGCTGGCTTTCACCGGCGGTTCCGAATTCATCGGCGGCTTCACCAAGGCCTTCCTCTCCGGCGTAACCGCGGAAAGCCTCGGCGGCACCTTCACGGATCGCGTCGCGATTCCGGAACTGGTGTTCGTGATGTTCCAGGCGACTTTCGCCGCCATCACCGCCTCCCTCCTGCTCGGCTCGGTCGCCGAGCGCATGAAGTTCGCGGCGGTCGCCGTGTTCATCCCGCTCTGGGTCACGTTCGTCTATTTCCCGATGGCGCACATGGTCTGGTACTGGGCTGGTCCGGACGCGACCGTTGACGCGGTGAAGGCTCTTGCCGCGGCTGCTCCCGATGCCAAGGCGAAGGCGCAGGAAGCGCTCGACGCTCTCGGCGCGGATGCAGGCTTCATCTTCAAGCTCGGCGCGATCGACTTCGCGGGCGGCACGGTCGTTCACATCAACTCCGGTATCGCCGGTCTCGTTGGTGCGATCATCGTCGGCAAGCGTCTCGGCTACGGCAAGGAGCTGATGCCTCCGCACTCGCTGGTGATGACCTACATCGGCGCCATGCTGCTCTGGTTCGGCTGGTTCGGCTTCAACGCCGGCTCCAACCTCGAAGCAGCCGGCTCGGCGATCGTCGCCTTCGTCAACACCTTCGTTGCCACCGCTGCGGCCGCCTTCTCATGGGTGATCGCGGAATGGCTGACCAAGGGTAAGCCCAGCCTGCTCGGCCTTGTCTCCGGCATCGTCGCGGGTCTCGTGGCCGTCACTCCGGCTGCCGGTTTCGGCGGCGCGATGGGCGTCCTCGTACTCGGCCTCGTCGCCGGCGTGGTCTGCTACTTCTTCTGCACCGTCGTGAAGAACATCTTCAAGTACGACGACGCACTGGACGTGTTCGGCATCCACGCGGTCGGCGGTATCGTCGGCGCCATCGGCACGGGCATCGTTGTCGCCCCGTACCTCGGCGGCACCGGTATCTTCGACTACACGATCAACAAGGTTGCCGACTACGACATGGCGACCCAGGTGCTCGCGCAGATCAAGGGCGTGCTCGTGACCATCGTCTGGTCGGGCATCGGTTCCGCGATCCTGTTCTACATCGTGAAGTTCACCATCGGCCTGCGTCCGACCCCGGATCAGGAGCGCGAAGGTCTGGACATCACCGATCACGGCGAACGCGCCTACAACTAA
- a CDS encoding DNA translocase FtsK 4TM domain-containing protein, with the protein MRQSSTRSADLFPEEVMSAFRRRLEELRGLALIGVAALAVAALATWSAQDPNFNFAIDGKVKNLLGRPGAAFADFTMQVFGLASLAIVLPLAVWGWLMLTHRAAPRWKLRIAFWLGGILLACGFFACFKSPASWPLPNGLGGSIGETLLAIPALVIGSSANASRILLGLVFGMPMVFTLAVAMGAGFRDEPSVAADEDESEEDDADAASPRMGFFGRISAFFGAITHMVYALRTRLAGRRPPRVKRSWRERLAALFSGDPEITPSRKRQEPTLVPGRGADARDDNEEEYEEDEYEDEEDEPRRARGPSTIKKSAPRRRGSHKLPGFDLLTAHTGSRAPALSDKALEENSRGLEAVLEDFGVEGKVVNARPGPVVTLYELEPAPGIKSSRVIGLADDIARSMSAVSARVAVIPGKNAIGIELPNPKREKVFLREQLESRDFRDTPAKLPICLGKTIGGEPVIVDLARMPHLLIAGTTGSGKSVAINTMILSLLYRLRPEECRLIMVDPKMLELSVYDGIPHLLSPVVTDPRKAVIALKWAVREMEDRYKKMSKLGVRSIDGFNESVADAAAKGKTIKRTVQTGFDRETGEAIYETEEMSLEPLPYIVVVVDEMADLMMVAGKDIEGAIQRLAQMARAAGIHLLMATQRPSVDVITGTIKANFPTRISFQVSSKIDSRTILNEQGAEQLLGQGDMLYMAGGSRVSRVHGPFVSDAEVERVVRHLKEQGVPEYLEEITAEPEGEDGGAVFDKSSMGEEGGDLYERAVAIVLRDKKASTSYVQRRLQIGYNRAATLIERMEMEGVISAPNHAGKREILAGGGE; encoded by the coding sequence ATGCGACAGTCTTCCACCCGCAGCGCCGATTTGTTTCCCGAGGAAGTGATGAGCGCGTTCCGCCGCCGCCTCGAAGAACTGCGCGGCCTCGCGCTGATCGGCGTCGCCGCGCTCGCCGTCGCCGCACTTGCAACGTGGTCGGCACAGGATCCGAACTTCAACTTCGCGATCGACGGCAAGGTGAAGAACCTGCTCGGCCGTCCCGGCGCGGCCTTTGCCGATTTCACGATGCAGGTGTTCGGCCTCGCTTCGCTTGCCATCGTACTGCCGCTCGCCGTGTGGGGCTGGCTGATGCTGACCCACCGCGCGGCCCCGCGCTGGAAGCTGCGCATCGCATTCTGGCTCGGCGGCATCCTGCTCGCTTGCGGATTTTTTGCCTGCTTCAAATCGCCGGCAAGCTGGCCGCTTCCGAATGGCCTTGGCGGTTCGATCGGCGAAACCCTGCTTGCGATTCCCGCGCTCGTGATCGGGTCGAGCGCGAACGCAAGCCGCATCCTGCTCGGCCTTGTCTTCGGAATGCCGATGGTTTTCACGCTTGCCGTTGCAATGGGTGCGGGCTTCCGCGACGAACCGTCAGTCGCGGCCGACGAAGACGAGAGTGAAGAAGACGATGCCGATGCAGCGTCTCCGCGCATGGGCTTCTTCGGCCGCATCTCTGCGTTCTTCGGTGCGATCACGCACATGGTCTATGCATTGCGCACGCGACTTGCGGGCCGCCGTCCGCCGCGCGTGAAGCGCTCGTGGCGCGAACGCCTTGCCGCGTTGTTCTCCGGCGATCCGGAAATCACTCCGTCGAGAAAGCGGCAGGAGCCGACGCTGGTGCCGGGCCGCGGCGCCGACGCGCGCGACGATAACGAAGAAGAATATGAGGAAGACGAATACGAGGACGAAGAAGACGAACCGCGCCGTGCGCGCGGGCCCTCGACCATCAAGAAGTCGGCGCCGCGGCGGCGCGGCTCGCACAAACTCCCCGGCTTCGATCTCCTCACGGCGCATACCGGCTCGCGCGCGCCGGCGCTTTCCGACAAGGCGCTGGAGGAAAACTCGCGCGGCCTCGAAGCCGTGCTCGAAGACTTCGGCGTCGAGGGCAAGGTCGTCAACGCACGCCCCGGCCCGGTGGTTACGCTCTACGAACTCGAACCTGCGCCCGGCATCAAATCGTCGCGCGTAATCGGCCTCGCCGACGACATCGCGCGCTCGATGAGCGCGGTCTCCGCTCGTGTCGCGGTTATTCCCGGCAAGAACGCAATCGGCATCGAACTGCCGAACCCAAAACGCGAAAAGGTTTTCCTGCGCGAGCAACTCGAATCGAGAGACTTCCGCGACACGCCCGCGAAACTTCCGATCTGTCTCGGCAAGACCATCGGCGGCGAGCCGGTGATCGTCGATCTGGCGCGCATGCCGCATTTGCTGATCGCGGGCACTACCGGCTCCGGCAAATCGGTCGCGATCAACACCATGATCCTTTCGCTGCTCTACCGGCTGCGCCCGGAAGAATGCCGTCTGATCATGGTCGACCCGAAGATGCTCGAACTCTCCGTCTATGACGGCATTCCGCATTTGCTCTCGCCGGTCGTGACCGACCCGCGCAAGGCTGTGATCGCGCTGAAATGGGCCGTGCGCGAAATGGAAGACCGCTACAAGAAGATGTCGAAGCTCGGCGTGCGCTCCATCGACGGCTTCAACGAATCGGTCGCGGACGCTGCGGCGAAGGGCAAGACCATCAAACGCACGGTGCAGACCGGCTTCGACCGCGAGACCGGCGAAGCGATCTACGAAACCGAGGAAATGTCGCTCGAACCGCTGCCCTACATCGTCGTCGTGGTCGACGAAATGGCCGACCTGATGATGGTCGCGGGCAAGGACATCGAAGGCGCGATCCAGCGCCTCGCGCAGATGGCGCGCGCGGCTGGCATCCATTTGCTCATGGCGACGCAGCGCCCTTCGGTCGACGTCATCACCGGCACCATCAAGGCCAACTTCCCGACCCGTATCTCCTTCCAGGTGTCGTCGAAGATCGATAGCCGCACCATCCTGAACGAGCAGGGCGCGGAACAACTGCTCGGTCAGGGCGACATGCTCTACATGGCCGGCGGCTCGCGCGTGTCGCGCGTGCACGGCCCGTTCGTCTCCGACGCCGAGGTCGAGCGCGTGGTACGCCACCTGAAAGAACAGGGCGTGCCGGAATATCTTGAAGAAATCACCGCCGAGCCGGAAGGTGAGGACGGCGGCGCGGTGTTCGACAAGAGCAGCATGGGCGAGGAGGGCGGCGACCTCTACGAGCGCGCGGTCGCCATCGTGCTGCGCGATAAAAAGGCATCGACCAGCTACGTCCAGCGCCGTCTACAAATCGGCTATAACCGAGCCGCCACGCTGATCGAGCGGATGGAAATGGAGGGCGTCATCAGCGCCCCGAACCACGCCGGAAAACGTGAAATCCTCGCGGGCGGCGGCGAATAA
- a CDS encoding exodeoxyribonuclease III, which produces MPLSIATWNINSVRLRFPQVKRFLTRFAPDVLCLQEIKTPEEFFPADQFRKLGYEHVAIHGQKGYHGVAVVSKLPFEDQTRNFFCGKNDARHISVTFERKAKLAKPLTVHNFYVPAGGDIPDPKLNEKFEHKLRFLDELASCSIAKDSKRGARSILVGDLNVAPLEHDVWSHKQLLKIVSHTPVETEKMGVAQKAGQWIDVMRSFVPADQKLYTWWSYRAPDWAAADKGRRLDHIWASPALEGAAREMKVFRPARGWQQPSDHVPVIAAFEV; this is translated from the coding sequence GTGCCGCTTTCGATCGCGACCTGGAACATCAATTCCGTCCGTTTGCGCTTTCCGCAAGTGAAACGGTTTCTCACCCGCTTCGCGCCGGACGTTTTATGCTTGCAGGAAATCAAGACGCCGGAAGAATTCTTCCCCGCCGATCAGTTCAGGAAGCTCGGCTACGAGCACGTCGCAATCCACGGCCAGAAGGGCTATCACGGCGTCGCTGTCGTCTCGAAACTTCCGTTCGAGGACCAGACGCGAAACTTTTTCTGCGGCAAAAACGACGCGCGCCATATCTCGGTGACCTTCGAGCGCAAGGCGAAGCTCGCAAAGCCGCTAACCGTTCATAACTTCTACGTTCCGGCCGGCGGCGATATTCCCGATCCGAAGCTGAACGAGAAGTTCGAGCACAAGCTGCGCTTCCTCGACGAACTGGCTAGTTGCTCGATCGCGAAGGATTCGAAGCGCGGCGCGCGTTCCATTCTGGTCGGCGACCTGAACGTCGCGCCTTTGGAGCATGACGTCTGGAGCCACAAGCAGCTGCTGAAGATCGTCAGTCACACGCCGGTCGAAACCGAAAAGATGGGTGTCGCGCAAAAGGCCGGTCAATGGATTGACGTGATGCGCTCCTTCGTTCCCGCGGACCAGAAGCTCTACACCTGGTGGAGCTATCGCGCGCCCGACTGGGCCGCCGCTGACAAAGGCCGCCGGCTCGACCACATCTGGGCCAGTCCGGCGCTCGAAGGCGCTGCGCGCGAAATGAAAGTGTTCAGGCCCGCGCGCGGCTGGCAACAGCCGTCCGACCACGTGCCGGTGATCGCGGCCTTCGAGGTCTGA
- a CDS encoding ammonium transporter, whose protein sequence is MKRFWIPATACAALTATPAFAQGNAINAADTAWMIAATALVLLMTIPGLALFYSGLVRKKNLLATMAQSFAAVMFISILWFLAGYSLTFSGDGAWLGNLDKLLLAGIGLQSVNAAASNIPESLFATYQMTFAVITCALIAGSVADRMRFSAFILFMIAWFFVVYVPSAHWIWGGGFLSSMGVMDFAGGIVVHLNAGVAGLVAAYVLGARRGYGTENLSPYDLTLAVIGTALLWVGWFGFNGGSALSAGSRATMAILATHLAACAGALAWMFMEWWTRKKPSVLGIISGAIAGLGTITPASGYILPWHGVIIGLVAGLLCFWACTWLKERLRYDDSLDVFGIHGIGGILGTILTGVFAVGAFTATKELPQGQQGLLEGNATQLLTQCIGVAICFVWCAVATWVILKAIDLLVGLRVSDEHERMGLDITQHGESVHT, encoded by the coding sequence ATGAAACGCTTTTGGATTCCTGCCACAGCCTGCGCGGCGCTCACCGCAACGCCCGCATTCGCGCAAGGCAACGCCATCAACGCCGCCGACACCGCATGGATGATCGCAGCCACCGCGCTGGTGCTGCTGATGACGATACCGGGCCTCGCGCTCTTTTATTCGGGCCTCGTGCGCAAGAAGAATCTGCTCGCCACGATGGCGCAGAGCTTCGCTGCGGTGATGTTCATCTCCATCCTATGGTTCCTCGCCGGCTATTCGCTGACTTTCTCCGGCGACGGTGCGTGGCTCGGCAATCTCGACAAGCTGTTGCTCGCGGGCATAGGGCTGCAATCGGTCAATGCGGCCGCGTCGAACATTCCTGAATCGTTGTTCGCCACCTACCAGATGACGTTTGCCGTCATCACCTGCGCGCTGATCGCGGGTTCGGTCGCGGACCGGATGCGCTTCTCGGCCTTCATCCTGTTCATGATCGCGTGGTTCTTCGTGGTCTACGTGCCGAGCGCGCACTGGATCTGGGGCGGCGGATTTCTCTCAAGCATGGGCGTGATGGATTTCGCCGGCGGCATCGTCGTGCATTTGAATGCCGGCGTTGCAGGCCTTGTCGCCGCCTATGTGCTCGGCGCGCGGCGCGGTTACGGCACGGAGAATCTTTCGCCCTACGATCTGACGCTGGCCGTGATCGGCACCGCACTTCTTTGGGTTGGCTGGTTCGGCTTCAACGGCGGTTCGGCGCTGAGCGCGGGTTCGCGCGCAACCATGGCGATCCTCGCTACCCATCTCGCGGCCTGCGCGGGCGCGCTGGCTTGGATGTTCATGGAATGGTGGACGCGGAAAAAACCGTCCGTGCTCGGTATTATCTCCGGTGCCATCGCCGGCCTCGGCACGATCACGCCCGCATCGGGTTACATCCTGCCGTGGCATGGCGTGATCATCGGCCTCGTGGCTGGCTTGCTTTGCTTCTGGGCCTGCACCTGGCTGAAAGAGCGTCTGCGCTACGACGACTCGCTCGACGTATTCGGCATCCACGGCATCGGCGGCATTCTCGGCACCATCCTGACGGGCGTGTTCGCGGTCGGCGCATTCACCGCGACCAAGGAATTGCCGCAAGGCCAGCAGGGATTGCTGGAAGGCAACGCTACGCAGCTTCTGACCCAGTGCATCGGCGTCGCGATCTGCTTCGTGTGGTGCGCGGTCGCGACCTGGGTGATTCTCAAGGCCATCGATCTGCTCGTGGGCCTGCGCGTCAGCGACGAACATGAGCGGATGGGTCTCGACATCACGCAGCACGGCGAGTCGGTTCACACCTGA
- a CDS encoding response regulator transcription factor, translating into MASARTLVIVDDDAELRDTLIEQLALHQEFTTEALDNAQAAIERMKKGHVDLLIMDVGLPDMDGREAVRLMRKNGFKSPVIMLTGHDTDSDTVLGLESGANDYVTKPFKFAVLLARIRAQLRSHEASEDAIFPVGHYSFRPGAKLLVDEKGKKTRLTEKETAILRYLYRAGKTPVSREVLLTEVWGYNSGVTTHTLETHIYRLRQKIELDPSNAALLVTEAGGYKLVP; encoded by the coding sequence ATGGCCAGTGCACGCACCCTTGTCATCGTGGATGATGACGCCGAATTGCGCGATACGCTGATTGAACAGCTCGCCCTCCATCAGGAATTCACGACCGAAGCGCTCGACAATGCGCAGGCCGCGATCGAACGCATGAAGAAGGGCCACGTCGACCTTCTCATCATGGATGTCGGGCTGCCCGACATGGACGGCCGCGAGGCGGTCCGCCTCATGCGGAAAAACGGCTTCAAGTCGCCCGTCATCATGCTGACAGGCCACGACACGGATTCCGACACCGTGCTCGGCCTCGAATCCGGCGCCAACGATTATGTCACCAAGCCGTTCAAGTTCGCGGTGCTGCTCGCGCGTATCCGCGCGCAACTGCGCAGCCACGAAGCGAGCGAGGACGCGATCTTCCCGGTCGGCCACTATTCTTTCCGTCCCGGCGCGAAATTGCTGGTGGATGAAAAAGGCAAGAAGACGCGGCTCACGGAAAAGGAAACGGCGATCCTTCGCTACCTGTATCGCGCCGGCAAGACGCCGGTGTCGCGCGAAGTACTGCTCACGGAAGTATGGGGCTACAATTCCGGCGTGACCACGCACACGCTGGAAACGCACATCTATCGTCTGCGCCAGAAGATCGAACTCGATCCTTCGAACGCGGCGCTGCTCGTGACCGAGGCCGGCGGCTACAAGCTGGTGCCGTAA
- a CDS encoding P-II family nitrogen regulator, producing MKLVIAIVKPFKLEEVRDALAAMGVQGITVSEVKGYGRQKGHTEIYRGAEYAIHFLPKMRLEIAVPSETVPRVIDAIVKSAKTGQIGDGKIFVTPLERAVRIRTGETDNNAL from the coding sequence ATGAAACTCGTCATTGCCATCGTCAAACCCTTCAAGCTCGAGGAGGTGCGGGACGCACTTGCCGCCATGGGCGTGCAGGGCATCACCGTTTCCGAGGTCAAGGGCTACGGCCGCCAGAAGGGCCACACCGAGATCTATCGCGGCGCCGAGTACGCCATTCATTTTCTTCCCAAGATGCGACTCGAAATCGCTGTGCCGTCCGAGACCGTCCCGCGCGTGATCGACGCCATCGTGAAATCCGCGAAGACCGGACAGATCGGCGACGGCAAGATTTTCGTGACGCCGCTGGAGCGCGCCGTGCGGATCCGCACCGGCGAAACCGACAACAACGCGCTTTAG
- the tesB gene encoding acyl-CoA thioesterase II, with protein MEKSVQTLLEILDLETLEVNLFRGYSPKDTFVRVFGGQVIGQALVAAYRTVPDRQCHSLHAYFLLGGDPKAPIIYEVDRIRDGGSFTTRWVKAIQHGEAIFSMGVSFHKVEDGYEHQAQMPKVPMPEELASEKEIREKVMPMLPEAVRKYYQRERPIELRPVEYMRYLSKDYREPKFNVWMKSIAPLPDDPVIHRCVLAYASDMGLLDASLIPHGRSVFSRSIQPASLDHALWFHRPFRADEWILYSQDSPNANNARGFSRGQFFTRDGTLVASVAQEGLIRRKDPNFEKKKT; from the coding sequence ATGGAAAAATCGGTCCAGACGCTCCTCGAAATCCTCGATCTCGAAACGCTCGAGGTGAATCTGTTTCGCGGCTATTCGCCGAAGGATACGTTCGTCCGCGTATTCGGCGGACAGGTGATCGGGCAGGCGCTGGTCGCCGCCTATCGCACCGTGCCGGACCGCCAGTGTCATTCGCTGCACGCATACTTCCTGCTCGGCGGCGATCCGAAAGCGCCGATCATTTACGAAGTGGACCGCATCCGCGACGGCGGCAGCTTCACCACGCGTTGGGTGAAAGCGATCCAGCACGGCGAAGCGATCTTCTCGATGGGCGTTTCGTTTCACAAAGTGGAAGATGGCTACGAGCATCAGGCGCAAATGCCGAAGGTGCCGATGCCCGAAGAACTCGCGAGCGAGAAAGAGATCCGCGAGAAGGTGATGCCGATGTTGCCCGAAGCCGTGCGCAAATATTATCAGCGCGAACGGCCGATCGAACTGCGTCCGGTCGAGTACATGCGTTATCTCTCGAAGGATTACCGCGAGCCGAAATTCAATGTCTGGATGAAGTCGATCGCGCCGCTGCCCGACGACCCGGTGATCCACCGCTGCGTACTGGCCTACGCCTCCGACATGGGATTGCTGGACGCTTCGCTCATCCCGCACGGGCGCTCTGTGTTTTCCCGCTCGATCCAGCCCGCCAGCCTCGACCATGCGCTTTGGTTTCACCGGCCGTTCCGGGCCGACGAATGGATCCTCTATTCACAGGATTCGCCGAACGCGAATAACGCCCGCGGCTTCTCCCGCGGCCAGTTTTTCACCCGCGATGGCACTTTGGTCGCCTCCGTCGCCCAGGAAGGGCTGATCCGGCGTAAGGATCCGAACTTCGAGAAGAAAAAAACCTAG
- a CDS encoding P-II family nitrogen regulator, which produces MKIVMAIIKPFKLEEVRDALTGIGVHGLTVTEVKGYGRQKGHTEIYRGAEYAVNFLPKLKVEVAVATDQVKKVIDAITGAAKTGQIGDGKIFVFSIDQAVRIRTGEQNADAL; this is translated from the coding sequence ATGAAGATCGTCATGGCCATCATCAAGCCGTTCAAACTGGAGGAGGTGCGCGATGCCCTCACCGGGATCGGCGTACACGGACTGACCGTTACCGAGGTCAAGGGCTACGGAAGGCAGAAGGGTCACACCGAGATTTATCGCGGCGCTGAATACGCGGTGAATTTCCTGCCGAAGCTCAAGGTCGAAGTCGCGGTTGCTACTGACCAAGTGAAGAAGGTGATCGACGCGATCACCGGGGCCGCCAAGACCGGCCAGATCGGCGACGGAAAGATTTTCGTCTTCTCGATCGATCAAGCGGTGCGGATCCGCACCGGCGAACAGAACGCCGATGCGCTCTGA
- a CDS encoding aminotransferase class I/II-fold pyridoxal phosphate-dependent enzyme, producing MAGSELAGRDQRASLRSPFVRLTELLGTAQPGKAPINLSVGEPRHPVPSFVAPVLATHISGFGKYPMLRGTDRFRQAAANWLGRRYRLPRAIDPTKEVLVLNGSREGLFLAALAAKRLLGSRGGKPAMIVPNPFYPAYGAGAEAAGCELIALPATRETNFIPDYDALSDETLARALAIYLCSPANPQGSVLPRETLSKVIARARKAGTFVFADECYSEIWLGEDKPAGALESCGERFDNVIAFNSLSKRSNLPGLRCGFAAGDEKFITAFGELRNVSAPQVPEPLQEVGVAAYSDEYHVDDTRKLYREKFDLADELLGSRFGHRRPDGGFFLWLDVSEIGDDETAARALWTEAGLRVVPGSYLARTGADGANPGAGYIRVALVDDVKTTKEALTRLASFRK from the coding sequence ATGGCGGGAAGCGAACTGGCCGGGCGGGATCAGCGTGCGAGCTTGCGCTCGCCGTTCGTGCGGCTGACCGAACTGCTCGGCACGGCGCAGCCAGGAAAAGCACCGATCAATCTTTCGGTCGGCGAACCGCGTCACCCGGTTCCGAGTTTCGTCGCGCCCGTACTCGCCACACATATAAGTGGCTTCGGCAAATACCCGATGCTGCGCGGCACCGACCGCTTCCGGCAGGCCGCCGCGAACTGGCTTGGGCGCCGTTACCGCTTGCCGCGCGCAATCGATCCCACGAAAGAAGTGCTGGTGCTGAACGGCAGCCGCGAGGGTCTTTTTCTCGCAGCGCTCGCAGCCAAGCGCCTGCTCGGAAGTCGCGGCGGCAAACCCGCGATGATCGTGCCCAACCCGTTCTATCCGGCCTATGGCGCGGGCGCGGAAGCCGCCGGATGCGAACTGATCGCGCTGCCCGCAACGCGCGAAACCAATTTCATTCCCGATTACGACGCGCTCTCCGACGAAACGCTCGCGCGTGCGCTCGCGATCTATCTCTGCTCGCCCGCGAACCCGCAAGGTTCGGTGCTGCCGCGCGAAACGCTCTCGAAAGTCATCGCGCGCGCGCGCAAGGCCGGTACCTTCGTCTTTGCCGACGAATGTTATTCGGAAATCTGGCTCGGCGAGGACAAGCCCGCCGGCGCGCTCGAATCCTGTGGCGAGCGTTTCGACAACGTGATCGCCTTCAATTCGCTCTCGAAGCGCTCGAACCTGCCGGGACTGCGCTGCGGCTTCGCCGCGGGCGACGAGAAATTCATCACGGCCTTCGGCGAACTGCGCAACGTATCAGCGCCGCAAGTGCCGGAACCGCTGCAAGAAGTCGGCGTCGCCGCCTATTCCGACGAATATCACGTCGACGATACGCGCAAGCTCTATCGCGAGAAGTTCGACCTCGCCGATGAGCTGCTGGGAAGCCGTTTCGGCCACCGCCGTCCCGATGGCGGGTTCTTCCTTTGGCTCGACGTCTCCGAGATCGGCGACGACGAGACCGCGGCACGTGCGCTCTGGACCGAAGCGGGGCTGCGAGTCGTGCCCGGTTCCTATCTTGCGCGCACCGGCGCGGACGGCGCCAATCCCGGCGCGGGCTATATCCGCGTCGCACTCGTCGACGATGTGAAAACGACAAAAGAAGCGCTTACGCGCCTCGCCAGTTTCCGGAAGTAA